The window GGGAGCGCCGTCGACGAGATCCTCGAAGAGGAGACGCGCGTCGGCGCGACGACGACGCTGCTCGGGACGCGCGGGCGGAGTCGTCTCCGTCGCCTCCTCCTCGGAAGCGTCTCGGAGTCGATCGTCGCCCGCGGCAACAACAACGTCCTGCTCGTCCCGCCGTCGGGCGAGAGGCGCTGATACTGTCGGCTGCACCTATTTCGAGACATCCGCGACTCCGGGGTCGCGGCGTTCTTCATCGATGTACAGCCGGCAGTACGACGCGGGCGTCGCGACCGGGCGGCCCCGTGCGTCGCGGCCGCCGCCGCGCCCGTCGAGAGTCGCATATATAAATAGGGTCGCGAGGAAATCCACGACGACGTGGCTCTCCGCGCGCTCAACTACCTCGAACTCGAATCGCGGCTGGACCGCAGCGGCATCGGGACCGCGGCGGACCAGCAGCGGGCCGCCCTCGAACGGACGGACGTCGAGGTCGTGACCTCGCCGTGGCGCGGCGGGGACCTACCGACGGGCCTCCGGTCGGCCCTCTCCGGTCACGGCCTCTTCGGCGAGTACGACGTCGCCCACTGCAACCTCGTCGGCCCCGGCTCGCTCGCGGTGGCGCGCCGCGCGAAGCGCGACGGTACTCCCCTGATACTCCACACGCACGTGACGCGCGAGGACTTCGCGGAGTCGTTCCGGGGGTCGACGACCGTCGCGCCGGCGCTGGGGCGGTATCTGAAGTGGTTCTACTCGCAGGCGGACCTGGTGCTCTGTCCTTCGGAGTACACGAAGCGCGTCCTCGAATCGTACCCCGTCGACGCGCCGATCCGCCCGATGACGAACGGCGTCGACGTCGAGGCCTTAGAGGGGTTCGAGGACCTCCGCGGGGAGTACCGCGAACGCTACGACCTCGAGGGGACGGTCGTCTTCCTCGTCGGCAACGTCTTCGAGCGGAAGGGCCTCTCGACGTTCTGCCGGGTCGCGGAGGCGACGCCCTACGACTTCGCGTGGTTCGGACCCTACGACACCGGCCCGCACGCCTCGACGGCGGTCCGGCGGTGGACGTCGAACCCGCCCGAGAACGTCACGTTCACCGGCTGGATCGACGACATCCGGGGGGCGTACGGCGCGGGCGACGTCTACCTCTTCCCGACGAAGAACGAGAACCAGGGCATCGCCGTCCTCGAGGCGATGGCCTGCGGGAAGGCGGTCGTCCTCCGCGACATCCCGGTGTTCGAGGAGTTCTACACCGACGGCCACGACTGTCTCAAGTGCGAGACCGAAGCGGAGTTCGTCGACGCCGTCGAGCGTCTCGCGGAGGACGAGGACCTCCGCGAGCGACTCGGCGCAAACGCCCGGGAGACCGCGACGGAACACAGTCTGGATCGGGTCGGCGAGCGACTGGCGGCGACTTATCGGGAGGTCCGCGAGGCCAAGCGGGCGGGGCGGCCGGTCGACGTCGAGGAGTAGCGGCCCGACGACCGCGAGGTCGCCCGATCACGCGAGCGCGCGGACGGGCCACGCCGAACCAGTCCGATCGATTCGCAACGATTTAACCCTCCGTCCGTGAATCGTCGCCGATGGCTCCCGCCTCGGTCGCCGCCTTCACCGACACCTACCTGCCGACAGTCAACGGCGTCTCCTACACGATTCAGACGTGGCGGGACCGCTGGCGCGAGCGCGGCGGCACGATGCGGATCGTCTACCCCGGCAGCGCCGAGTACGACCCCGACCCCGAGGAGTATCCGGTTCGGAGCCTGCCGTTCCCGATGTACGAGGGCTTTCGCATCGGCACGCCGCGGGTCCCCGAGGCCGTCGAGGACGTCGACGTCGTCCACGCGCACACCCCGTTCGCCGTCGGCATCGGCGGGGCGCGACTCGCCCGCAGCGAGGACCTGCCGCTCGTGACCTCCTATCACACGCCGACCGCGGAGTACGCGGACTACCTCACGTCCCGACCGCGCGTCGAGCATAGCATCGAGCGACTGGCCGAGCGGTACGAGCGGTGGTTCCTCTCCCGCTCGGACGCGATCGTCTGTCCCAGCGCGGACGCCAGAGACCGCGTCCGCGAGACTGTGGACGTCGACACGCCGACGGTCGTGCTCTCGAACGGGGTCGACGTCGACTTCTTCGCGCCGACGGACCCCGACGCGTTCCGGGAACGCCACGGCCTTCCCGAAGGCCCGCTGATCGGCTACACCGGCCGCCACGGGTACGAGAAGAACCTCTCGGAGTTCGTCCGCGCGGCCGACGGCGTCGACGCGACGGTCGTCATCGGCGGCGACGGTCCCGCGCGCGGGGACCTCGAATCGCTGGCGGACAGCCTCGACGTCGACGCGCGGTTCCTCGGTTTTCTCCCCCGCGAGGAGCTGCCGGCCTTCTACTCCGCGCTCGACGCGTTCGTCTTCCCGAGTCCGGTCGAGACGCAGGGCCTCGTCGCGCTCGAGGCCAACGCCTGCGGGACGCCCGTCGTCGCGGTCGACGCGGGCGCGCTCTCGAACACGGTCGAGGACGGCGTCACGGGGTATCACTACGAGCACGGCGACGTGGCGGACTGCCGCGACGCGATCGGTCGGGTGCTCGACGAACGCGAGTCGCTCGCCGAATCCTGTCTGTCACACCGCGAGGAGTTGAGCGTCGAGCGCGTGGTCGATCAGCTCTCCGCGCTCTACGACCGGGTCATCGGCGAAAAGGGGTAGCCGCGGTTCGGTCGGGTCGCTCTTCCGCCCCACGTCCGGGGGCGGTCTGTGACCGTCGGTCCTCGGGGCGGTCGTCAGTCGTCGATATCTTCGACGGCCTGGGCGATGCGCTGGAGCTGTCGCGTCGCGTCGCGGACCTCGTCGCGGAGCTGTCGGACCTCCCGGACGAGTTCCTCGTTGCCCGCGGATTCGCTCTCCTCGGGACCGCCGCGGCCGCCGGGGCCGCCACCCATTCCGGGCGGGCCGCCGCCACCGCCCATTCCGCCGGGGCCGCCGCCGCCCATCATCCCGCTCATCATCTGTGCGAAGGGGTTGCCGCCGGCGCCGCCCGGACCGCCCCCGCCCATCATCTCCTCGGGGTCGGGGCGGTCGCCCTCCTCTCGCTCCTCGGCGCGTCGCTCGCGGATCTCCTCGACGCGCTCGCGGAACGATTTCTCCTCGGCGTCATCCGACGCCTCCGCGGCGTCGTCCTCGGATGGCGTCTTTTCGGCGTCGTTCTCGGCGGCGGGATCGTCTGATTCGTCCGACATACCTCCGAGTACAGACTCGCCCCGCAAATGACTGACGGTCGGGAGACGAATTCGGAGAGCGAAGGGAGCGGTGGCCTCGTTCGCGTCGACGTTACGCGACCGCGGAATCCTCTTTGTCCTCGCCGTTGGGCTGTGTCATCTGCTCGATGACGTCGTGGAGCGTGACGTCGTTGACGAGGATGACGTCGCCGACGGCGCGGACCCAGCGGTACGGCAGGATGACGCCCTTCTTGCTGCCGACGAGGTCAGAGAAGAGTTCGTCGTTGAGTTGCGTGAGCGCGAGTCCGGTCACGGCCTGCCGCTCGGTGAGATCGAGCCGGACGTCGGCGACCTCGCCGACGAACACGCCTTCGTTCGAGTACACCTCGCGGCCGACGAGGGTCGTGATCTTCTGGGGGGTCTCGTCCATACTCCGATGATCGGGAGGGTCCGTCTTAATTGTTGGTAGGGCGCGTCCGGGCCTCCGCAGAGCGGCTTCCAGCGGCGATGCGCAGCGAGCCCGTGAACTACCCCACCCTACCGCTCGCCTGATACCTCGCTGACGTCCGGTCGGTACAGGTCGCCCGATCGGCGGAGACGCCCTCGAATATCAGGCGGCGTCGAACTCTTCGCCGGTCACGCGGACGGTCACCGTCTCCTCCACCTCTCGAAGGTCGTATCCGGGGACGGTTCCGTCCGGCCGCCGGGTGACGTACATCGGCTCGACCAGCCGTCCCTCCTCGACGCCGTAGATCGCGAGGCGTTCGCCGGTCTCCCCGGGCCGTACGTCGCCGTCGCGGACGGCGGCCGCCAGCGAGCGGCTCAACCACTCGTCGGCGGCGATGCTCGGCTCGCGGACGAGCGCGAGGTCGACGAACCGGACGAGATACCAGTTCAGGTCGTTGCACAGCGAGACGGCCGCGCCGAGGCTCACCGTGTCGACCGCCAGCGAGTTCTCGAACGGGGCGTACCGCTGGTACGTCGAGAGCGCCTCGCGTGCGGTCTCCCGCGAGAGCAGTTCGTACTGCACGTCGACGTCTTCGGAACCGACGAAGCAGACGCGCGTCACGGGCGGGTGACCGAAAGTGGACGAGAGGCTCGCTTACGGAGCGGTGCGCGTACCGTGTACGGAGAGGCGTGAATCATAACTGGCAGCGTCGAGGGCGTCGAGAGATGTCAGAACGGTCGAGAAGGAGGGATAAATCGATTGCGGTCGGACGCCTTGTCACCGGCGGTTGCCGGACTCAACCGCGCCCGGCGTCAGCGGTTGCCGGTCTCGTCGAGCCAGGCGGCGGCACACCCCTCGTCGCAGAAGGCGAGGAGCCGACGCTCTCGGGTCAGCTTCGACCCCGCTTCGGGCGTCCGCTCCCGGTCGAGTTCCACCTGGTAGTGCGGGCCCCGGAGGTCGACGCGCTCGCCGCAGGTCGGACACGTCTCGCTCGCGGCGTCCCAGTCGCTGCGCGGGACCACCTGCCTCACGGTCCACTCCTCGTCCGACGGCGGCGGGGCGGGACGGCACGTCTTTGACATTACCAGTTCGTACGGTCCGAAGGTATGTAAATCCATTTTTGCCCAATCTATCACGCAATAAGCAACAATGATTACCTTCTCTTCGGTGTGAGGTGAACATACACATAGAAAGTTGTGCGTCGCGTTCGCACGGGACGCACCGGCGGTCTCGCGCGAACCGCCGCGTCGAGAGCGAGGGGGCCCGGCGCCGGGACGCCGGCCACGAAACGGTCCGGCCTCAGAGCGGTCCGACCTCAGAGCGATCCGATCTCAGAGCGATTCAACGTCAGAGAGAGCCGAGTTCGGCGCTTCGCCCCGCCTCCCGCGCCGTGTCCAGGAGTCCGTCGGGCTCGGCGTCCAGCACGTCGTCGAGCGTCGCGTTCGTCTCGGGGTGGGCGGGCGCGATCCTGTCACAGCCGACGGGCAGCGTCGCGTCGGTGTACGTTCCGAGTTCCCGCGCCATCGCCACGATGTCGGGCTTGTCCTCGGTGAGCAGCGGGCGGTGGACCGGCAGCGACGCCGCGGCGTCGGTGACCGCCAGGTTCCAGCCGGTCTGACTCGACTTCTGTCCCAGCGCCTCCCCCGTCGCGACGCTGTGGGCGTCGACCGTCTCGGCGACGCCCTCGGCCGCGGCCAGCATCGCGCGGCGGAGCGACAGCATCCGCGTGTGCTCTGCGCTCTCGACGACGCGATCGACGAGTCCGCCGCCGTCGACGATCCGGGGGCGCAGGTCCGCTCGGGGGGCGCGCTCGGCGACCGTCCGGACGGCTTCGAGCGCGCGAGCGCGGTGGTCCGCGCCGCCGTACGCGCCGAGATCGACGTAGACGGGGACCGCGACGCACCCGCGTCGGAGGAGTCGCCACATCGCGACCGGGGAGTCGAGGCCGCCGCTGACGAGGACGGCCACACGCCCCTGCGTCCCGACGGGGAGCCCGCCTGGACCCTCGAACCGAGTCGCGGAGACGAACGCCTCCCGCTCGCGGACCTCGATCCGGTAGGTCCGGTCGGGGTCGTCGAGGTCCACCGACGCGCCGGTGACCTCGCCGACGACCCGTCCCGCCTCGACGTCGACGTCTCGGCTCGAAAAGTCGTGTGCGTCCGCGGGGCCGATCCGGTCGCTGTCGACCGCGTACGTCTCAGAGGCGTCGTGCGGGCCGGCCGTGGCGAGCCGGCGGACCGCCGTTCGGATCGCCGTCATCTCGGGGTCGACCGCGACGGCGGGGCGGGCGAACGCGATCCCGGGCAGCGTCGCGGCGACGCGGGCGGCCGCCCTCGGGCGATCGGTCCGGACTACGATCCGCGACCACGGGCGCTCGACGGCGGCCGCGATCCCGTCGGCCTCCAGGGCGGCCTCGACGTCGCGGGCGACCCGCTCGGCCATCTGCGCGCGGACGCCGCTGCTCTTGGTCCCGAAGTCGCCGTGACCGATCAGGACCGCGTTCGTCGGGTTCGTCGGGCCGGCCGGCCCGCCGGTCCCGTCGGCGTCCGCGCTCTCGGCGGCTGGGCGGTCGGCGTCCGTGTCCTCGCGGTCCGCGTCGTTCGTTCCGCTCACACGTTCGGTTTCGCGGCGAG is drawn from Halobellus limi and contains these coding sequences:
- a CDS encoding glycosyltransferase family 4 protein; this encodes MALRALNYLELESRLDRSGIGTAADQQRAALERTDVEVVTSPWRGGDLPTGLRSALSGHGLFGEYDVAHCNLVGPGSLAVARRAKRDGTPLILHTHVTREDFAESFRGSTTVAPALGRYLKWFYSQADLVLCPSEYTKRVLESYPVDAPIRPMTNGVDVEALEGFEDLRGEYRERYDLEGTVVFLVGNVFERKGLSTFCRVAEATPYDFAWFGPYDTGPHASTAVRRWTSNPPENVTFTGWIDDIRGAYGAGDVYLFPTKNENQGIAVLEAMACGKAVVLRDIPVFEEFYTDGHDCLKCETEAEFVDAVERLAEDEDLRERLGANARETATEHSLDRVGERLAATYREVREAKRAGRPVDVEE
- a CDS encoding glycosyltransferase, which codes for MAPASVAAFTDTYLPTVNGVSYTIQTWRDRWRERGGTMRIVYPGSAEYDPDPEEYPVRSLPFPMYEGFRIGTPRVPEAVEDVDVVHAHTPFAVGIGGARLARSEDLPLVTSYHTPTAEYADYLTSRPRVEHSIERLAERYERWFLSRSDAIVCPSADARDRVRETVDVDTPTVVLSNGVDVDFFAPTDPDAFRERHGLPEGPLIGYTGRHGYEKNLSEFVRAADGVDATVVIGGDGPARGDLESLADSLDVDARFLGFLPREELPAFYSALDAFVFPSPVETQGLVALEANACGTPVVAVDAGALSNTVEDGVTGYHYEHGDVADCRDAIGRVLDERESLAESCLSHREELSVERVVDQLSALYDRVIGEKG
- a CDS encoding PRC-barrel domain-containing protein; translated protein: MDETPQKITTLVGREVYSNEGVFVGEVADVRLDLTERQAVTGLALTQLNDELFSDLVGSKKGVILPYRWVRAVGDVILVNDVTLHDVIEQMTQPNGEDKEDSAVA
- a CDS encoding DUF5804 family protein; its protein translation is MTRVCFVGSEDVDVQYELLSRETAREALSTYQRYAPFENSLAVDTVSLGAAVSLCNDLNWYLVRFVDLALVREPSIAADEWLSRSLAAAVRDGDVRPGETGERLAIYGVEEGRLVEPMYVTRRPDGTVPGYDLREVEETVTVRVTGEEFDAA
- a CDS encoding tRNA sulfurtransferase is translated as MIGHGDFGTKSSGVRAQMAERVARDVEAALEADGIAAAVERPWSRIVVRTDRPRAAARVAATLPGIAFARPAVAVDPEMTAIRTAVRRLATAGPHDASETYAVDSDRIGPADAHDFSSRDVDVEAGRVVGEVTGASVDLDDPDRTYRIEVREREAFVSATRFEGPGGLPVGTQGRVAVLVSGGLDSPVAMWRLLRRGCVAVPVYVDLGAYGGADHRARALEAVRTVAERAPRADLRPRIVDGGGLVDRVVESAEHTRMLSLRRAMLAAAEGVAETVDAHSVATGEALGQKSSQTGWNLAVTDAAASLPVHRPLLTEDKPDIVAMARELGTYTDATLPVGCDRIAPAHPETNATLDDVLDAEPDGLLDTAREAGRSAELGSL